The following are encoded together in the Salvelinus alpinus chromosome 29, SLU_Salpinus.1, whole genome shotgun sequence genome:
- the LOC139558658 gene encoding CDC42 small effector protein 1-like isoform X2 encodes MQGIWMHQDYPKIEGHRGYLSSPACKAATESRALNRRSPGMSEFWHKMGCCVVAKPPPKRRRKIDRSMIGEPTNFMHLTHIGSGEMAEGLPPSGSVQEQMRSKGPSTNGRSSLL; translated from the exons ATGCAAGGGATCTGGATGCACCAGGACTATCCCAAGATTGAGGGTCACAGGGGCTACCTGTCTTCACCAGCCTGCAAGGCGGCGACAGAGAGCAGGGCGCTGAACCGGCGGAGCCCAGGAATGAGCGAGTTCTGGCACAAGATGGGCTGCTGCGTGGTGGCCAAACCCCCACCG aagaggaggaggaagattgaCCGCAGCATGATCGGAGAGCCCACAAACTTTATGCACCTCACACACATTGGCTCTGGGGAGATGGCAGAAGGTTTGCCGCCG TCAGGGTCAGTCCAGGAACAGATGAGGTCCAAAGGACCCAGCACCAATGGCAGAAGCAGCCTCTTATAG
- the LOC139558658 gene encoding CDC42 small effector protein 1-like isoform X1: MQGIWMHQDYPKIEGHRGYLSSPACKAATESRALNRRSPGMSEFWHKMGCCVVAKPPPKKRRRKIDRSMIGEPTNFMHLTHIGSGEMAEGLPPSGSVQEQMRSKGPSTNGRSSLL; the protein is encoded by the exons ATGCAAGGGATCTGGATGCACCAGGACTATCCCAAGATTGAGGGTCACAGGGGCTACCTGTCTTCACCAGCCTGCAAGGCGGCGACAGAGAGCAGGGCGCTGAACCGGCGGAGCCCAGGAATGAGCGAGTTCTGGCACAAGATGGGCTGCTGCGTGGTGGCCAAACCCCCACCG aagaagaggaggaggaagattgaCCGCAGCATGATCGGAGAGCCCACAAACTTTATGCACCTCACACACATTGGCTCTGGGGAGATGGCAGAAGGTTTGCCGCCG TCAGGGTCAGTCCAGGAACAGATGAGGTCCAAAGGACCCAGCACCAATGGCAGAAGCAGCCTCTTATAG